The genomic DNA CGTGGCCACACCGGACGGCACGCTGCAGGAGACGGTCGCGACGATCACGAAGCGGTGGGGCGACGTCACCCCCAAGGCTCCCGTGGTCGGCCAGCTGCCCACGTCGGTCACGATCGACGAGCTCGGCGTGCCCGCGCAGCTCGAGGTCGAGCCCTGGCGCCTGCCCGTCGGCATCCGCGAGTCCGACCTCGGCATCGCCGAGCTCGAGGTCTACGAGGGCGAGCACGTGATGTTCTGCGGGCCGGCCCGCTCGGGGAAGTCGACCCTGCTGCTCGCGGTGGAGGAGCTCGTCTCGTCCCAGGGCGTCGAGGTCTGGGGCGTCTGCGGACGTCGTTCGCCGATCGCCCAGGCCGGCCTGACGCGCTGCGCCGTCGGCGAGGAGGAGGCCTCGGCGCTGCTCGCCGCCGCGCGGGTGCAGACCGGCAAGCTGGTGCTGCTGGTCGACGACGCCGAGCAGTTCGCGGACAACGACCAGGCCTTCGCCGGCCTGCTGTCGGCCCGGACGACCGACCTGCTCGTCGTCGCGGCGGGACGTTCCGACGACCTGCGCACCATGTACTCGCACTGGACCAAGACCGTCCGCAAGGCCCGCTGCGGGGTGCTCCTGCAGCCCAACCTCGACTACGACGGCGAGCTGCTCGGGGTCACCCTTCCCCGCCGGGCGCCGGTCGAGATCACCCCCGGCCGGGGGTACGTGATCTCCAGCGGTTCCGTGGACCTGCTCCAGGCCGTGAGCCCGTCGAAGTCGGCCTGACTGGCGGCGTAGGTGACGACCCCGTTCCGGCAGGTCCGCGCGGACTTCGACGACGAGACCGTCGTCGTCTACCAGGCCTACCCTCGCGAGATCGCCGAACCGGCGGTGTCCGCGCAACGCTTCGTGGCGCCCTTCAGCCTGACGCGCATGACGTGGATCAAGCCGTCGTTCCTCTGGATGATGTACCGCTGCGGCTGGGCGACGAAGCCGGGCCAGGAGCGCGTCCTCGCGGTCCGCATCACCCGCTCCGGGTTCGAGGACGCCCTTCGCCAGTCGTGCCTCGGCCACTTCGACGCCGCCCTCCACCCCGACCGCGAGACCTGGCAGCGACGGCTGGCCTCCTCGCCGGTGCGCATCCAGTGGGACCCGGAGCGCGACCGCGCTCGAGCCGCTGCCCTGGCGCTCGTTGCAGGTCGGACTCGGAGCAGCGGTGGTGCCGGACTACGTGGACCGCTGGACCGTCAGCATTGAGGACGTCACCCCGCGCGTGGAGCGGCTGCGCGACCTGCCCGCCCGCGAGCGCACCGACCCCCGGGTCGAGCGTCCCTACCCGCTTCCGCCCGAAGTCGCCGCGGCGGTCGGTGCGGCAGGCGGACCGACCTGACGAGCCGGCTCCGCCACGGCACGAAAGCGCGGAGCAGGTCCACCAGCCCGCACCGGCACACCGCCGCCGGACGACACCGCGTCGAGGGCTGGGCTCGGGCCTCCTCCTGCGCCCGTACAGAGCCCGTGCCCTCAGTCCCAGACCAGCCCGTGCTCCTCGACGTGGGCGAGGAAGCGACGGGCGCACACCGTGCAGGCGAAGTCTCGCTGGGGGCGGAAGGGAGAGCGGATAACGGCCACGTCGGCAACGGGAATGCCGCACCAGGTCCGGTCCTCATGGACCCCGTGGGCGTCACCGGCAACCGCGTCGTCGCCGACCACGTGCACCCGGGCGTTCGGGCGAGGTCCCCGGTCGCCCTGACGGTGCCACGTCTCGGTCAGCTCGACGTCCTGCCGGTGCAGCTCGCGCTCGGCGGCGGTGAGCGGCCGCAGGTCGCTGCGCCGCACAGCAAGGGCCGAGATGAAGTCGCGCCTCATGCAGCGGACGCTAGCTCGACCTCACCTGCCAACCGAAGCGCCATACCTGCTCGACGACCCCGAGCTCCAGGCCGTCGTCGGCCAGCTGGTACAGCCAGGCACCCGAAGTCCCTGTCCTGGCACGGCGTTCCCACCGAGGACGCCCTTTCGTGACCACCACACAGCTCTGCGGCAGATCGAGGTGTCAGCGGCGAGGGCGCTCCACACGCGCGAACTCACGCTGGACCGGCGTCGCGGTCGGGTCAGCTGCCCCGCGTCGTGATCTCGAAGGGCTGACTGGCGAGGTTGGTGAAGTTGCCGACGCGGGCGCCGATCGTGCAGTCCTGGGCCACCGACTGCGCCTGGACGACGAGCCCGTCCTTCGAGATCGAGAGCGCCCCGGAGCACTGGTCGAGGAACCGCACCCCGCTGGTCCCACCAGCCACGGCCTGGAGCGACTGGGCCGGTTCGCCGGTGTCCGGGCTGACGAGCATCGGGTGCAGCTCGTCCTGGCCGCTCGGCCAGACCGGCAGCAGCCGGATGCGGAGCACCTGCCCGCTCACCGTCCGCGTGGGCCCGACGACCTGGATGTCGGTGAGCCGCTGGGCCGGGTAGGCCGTGCTGGTGACCTGGCTGTCGCTCGTCGCGCTCTGCGTGGCCTCGCCCGCCGAGCGCACCCACTCCTGCAGCTGCGCCGTCGGGTCGCCCGCCCCCAGGGGGAGCAGGACCGACGCGGTCGCCGTGACCGTGCCCTGAGCGGGGACGAGGCCGGGGTCCACGGACCAGGCGCAGGGCGTCTCGATCCCGGTCACCGAGCGGACGTTCGGCTGCGCTGCCGTGCCCTGCCACTCCACCGCGGGGCAGGCGCCTGCCCCGCCCACCGCGGGCAGGACCTCGAGGAAGGGTCCACGGAGCGGCGCCGCCTGCGCCGTATAGGTGATCGTGAGCGACGCCGTCCGGCTCGTCGGGTCCCATGTGGCCGAGCGGGCGATGCCGAGGCCGCTCTTCGCCGCGCTGCTCTGCTGCTGGGCCTGGACGGGAGGTGCGGTGGCCGTCTCCGCCCCCGTCCGACCCGCGGCGCGCACGATGAAGAAGACGCCCAGCCCCACGAGCAGGGCACCGGCCACGATCACCGCGATCACGCGGGGGTCGCGCCAGCTCCAGCGCCGGGCGGGCGCGTCCGGGGTCGTCGTCGCCGGGGTCGCCTCGGCCGGCAGCACCGGCATCGAGCGCAGCATCGTCGCCTGGGTGGCGGTACCGAGGTCGGGCAGCGGCTCGACCGGTCGGGTGGTGGTTTCACCGGCAGGCGCGTCGGACGAGGACCCGGTCGCCTCCGGGACGGCGATGCCGCGGACCTCGGTGGCCGGCCCTCCGGCCGACCGGAACTCCTCCGGCGGCGCCTGCTCCGGCAGGGCGTCGACGTCGCTGACGGCGGGCGCCACGCGGCGCAGCTGCGCGGCCGCGACGCGCGCGGTGGGCCGGCGGGCCGGGTCCTTGGCGAGCATCCCGGCGATGGCGTCCCAGAGGGGGTCGGGCACGTCGAGCCGCGGCGCCTCGCTCGTGACGTGGCGGTGCGCGACGACGTAGCCGGTGCCGGGGCCGGCGAAGGGCGTACGGCCGGCCAAGAGCTCGTAGAGCAGGATGCCCGCGCCGTACACGTCGGCGGGCAGGTCGCCGACGCCGGTCACGAGGAGCTCGGGCGCCATGTACTCCGGCGTGCCGACGAGGCCGGTGCTGCCGCCGCGGCGGTCGGCGACCATCTCGGCGATGCCGAAGTCGGAGAGCTTGACCGCGCCCGGGCCGAGGTACTGCCACGAGGTGGCGAGCAGGACGTTGTCGGGCTTGACGTCCTGGTGGGCGACACCACGGTCGTGCGCGGCCGCGAGCCCGTCGAGCACCGCGGCGACGACGCGCAGCGCCACCGCAGGACGGAGTGGCCCGCGCTCCCGCAGGGTGTCGCGCAGCGAACCCCCGCCCACGAGCTCCATGACGATCGCGAGGCGCTCGCCCTCGACGACGAGGTCGCGGACCCCGACGACGTTGGGGTGGCGCAGCCCGACGAGGATCGAGCGCTCGCGGACGAACCGCTCCACGAGGGTGTCGTCCTCGAGGTGCTCGCGGTGCAGGATCTTCGCCGCGACGGGCTCGTCCGTACGCCGGTCGACGCCCCGCCAGACCTCGCCCGTGGCTCCGCGGCCGACGCGTTCGTCGAGCCGGTAGGAGGCACCGAGAGCGGTGTCGAACGCCTCGGCGGGCACGGTTCCACCACCTTCTCGGGGCCGGACAGGACGCGCCCTACGCTAACGGGCCCGCGGGTCGGCGGGGTCCGGTCTGCACAGGCCGTTGTCAGCGGCTCTTCTCGCCCAGCTAGACAGCAGAGGTCTTCGCCGGGCTCACCCGCGCTGGCCCTCCACCCCGAGCACCGAGACGATCGCGGCGCGGAGCTCCTTCTCGTCCGCGTACGGGCGGCCGGCCTTCGGCGCGTAGAGCGCAAGGACCTCGAGGAGTCCCTCCTCGTCGTCCCGCCGGTCGAGGAGCAGCGCGCTCTCCAGCGCGTTCGCGGCGGCGATGGAGGTGTCGCCCCGCACGATCCGGCGCGCAGCCTCCTGCACGGCCTCGGAACCTCGGAGGCGCGGGAGCTCGGCGTCCGTCACGAGGCCGCGCCGGTACCTGCGTCCGCGAAGCCCTGGAGCATCAGCGTCTCGGCGACGCAGGCGCGCTCGAAGTCACCGAGGTGCAGCGACTCGTTCGCGCCGTGCGGGCGGCTGTCGGGGTCGCTGATCGCCGTCACCAGCACGGTCGAGCCCGGGAACGCCTCCTGGAACGCCGCCACCATCGGGATGCTGCCGCCCTGACCGGTGAACACGGGCTCCGTCGACCACGCCTCGCGGAACGCCGACCGCGCCGCCTCCGCGTACGGGCCCTCGAAGGGGATGCGTGCCGGCTCGCCGCTGTCGCCGCGAGCGACGTCGACGCGCGCGCCCCACGGCGCGTGCTGGAGCAGGTGCTGCTCGAGGTGGTCGAGCGCGCGCTCGGCGTCGTCGCCGGGCGCCACCCGCAGGCTGATCTTGGCGCGGGCGGCGGGGATGAGCGTGTTCGACGCCTTGTCGACCCGCGTCGCGTCGAGTGCGATGACCGAGAGCGCCGGCTTGCACCAGAGCCGCTCGACGACGGTTCCCGTGCCGATCCAGTCGACGCCGTCGAGCAGCCCGGACTCCGCGCGGAGACGCTCCTCGGGGTAGTCGAGCTCAGGCGGTTCGGTGGTGGCGAGCCCGGCGACCGCGACGTCGCCCTGGTCGTCGTGCAGCGTGGCGAGCAGGCGGCAGAGGGAGGTCAGGGCGTCGGGCACGACGCCGCCGAAGCTTCCGCTGTGCACCGCGTGGTCGAGCGTCGACACCGTGACGACGCAGTCGGCCAGGCCGCGCAGCGTGGTCGTGAAGGCCGGCTGGCCCACGTCCCAGTTGCCGGAGTCGGCGATGACGAAGACGTCCGCGCCCAGCGCCTCGTGCTCCTGGGCCAGCATCCGGTCCAACGTGGGCGAGCCGACCTCCTCCTCGCCCTCGACGAAGACGGTCACGCCCACCGGGGGCCGGCCGTCGAACGCGCGGAGCGCGGCTAGGTGCACCGCGAACCCGCCCTTGTCGTCCGCGGCGCCGCGGCCGAAGAGCCGGTCGCCCTGCTCGGTCGCGACGAAGGGTTCGGTGCGCCAGCCCGCGCGCTCGCCCTCGGGCTGCACGTCGTGGTGCGCGTAGAGGCAGACCGTCGGCTGGCCCTCGGGAGCCGGGTAACGGCCGATGACGGCCGGAGCCCCGCCTGCGTCGACGACCCGCACGTCTGGGCAGCGCGCGTCGCGGAGCAGCTGCGCCACCGTCTCCGCGCTGCGGAGGACCTGGTCGGCCCGAGCAGGGTCGGCGCTCACCGACTCGATCGCGACGAGATCGCGCAGGTCGGCGAGGACCTGCGGCTGCTGGGCACGGACGGTGTCGGCGAGGTTCACCGCGGCAGCCTAGGTGTACCCGGTCATGAGGTTGGTGACAGTCGCGCGAGTGGGGTGAGTCCATCGAGTGCGGAGTGGGCTCGTTCAGTGTTGTAGTGCTCGACCCAGGGAGCAAGCGCTGCAGCGCGGGCGGCGTTCGACGTCCAAACCTGTCGGTAGGCCCACTCTGAGGCAAGGGTGCGGTTGTAGCGCTCCGCCTTGCCGTTCTGCCAGGGGCAGTGCGGCTTGATGAACTTCTGGGCGATTCCGTGCTCGGCGCAGACCGTGACGAGGGAGTAGCGGTAGGCGAAGGCGTTGTCGGTCATCAGCCGCTCGACTCGGTCGACTCCTCGCTCGGCTAAGTAGGCCAGCGCGCGCTCGAGGAACGCCGCGCACGTCACGCCTTTCTCATCGGTAAGTACTTCGGAGTAGGCGAGCCGGGAGTGGTCATCGACGACCGAGTGGACGTAGTCGTAGCCGATCAGGGCCCGCTTGTGCTTGTCGCTGTTGGTCGCGAGGCGCCCGTGGGCGCGCCAGCCGCCGCCGGCGGGGATCCGGCCGATCTTCTTGACGTCCATGTGGACGAGCTCGCCCGGGGCGTCCTTCTCGTAGCGGACGGCGGTGGTCTTCGACGCGCGGATCACCTCGCCGGTGACCGGGTCCAGCACGGCCAGCCTGGGCAGCTGGTGACGGACCAGGACCCGCGACACCGTCCGGGCGCAGACCGGGTGCCGAGCGGCGATCCACGCCGGCCCGCGGCGGTACTCGACCCGGTCGGTCGTGATCGCCTCCTCGACCACGGCCGGGGTCTGGCCGGGGCTGTGGTGCGGGCGCGAAGACCGATCGAGCAGCCCTGCGTCGCCCTCGGCCCGCCAGCGGCGGACCCAGCGATAGGCGCACTGGCGCGAGATCCCCATCGCCTTCGCGGCGTGGGCGACGGGCCAGTGCTGGACGACGACGCGTTCGATCAGCAGCAGCCGACCATGACGATTGAGCCGGGCGTTAGCGTGAGCCACCTGAGGGCCTCCGAGCGGTAGAAGACGACACATCTCCCACCGCACTCGGAGGTCCTCTTCACGTCAAGCACTCGAACCGAGTGTCACCAACGTCCTGGCCCAGTACACCTAGGCCGGGCCCTCATTGGGGATGATCCAGCACCGCTGAGGTGCCGAATCATCCCCGCTCTGCGCAGACTGCGTTCAGGAGGCGAGCGCCGCCGGAATCGTCGCGGACCAGGCCGTACGGATCTGTTCGACGAGCAGGCTGAACTGGCCCTCGACCTCGAGCGTCGCCCCGGTCCGACCCGTGGTCGTGCCGAGCCGCTCGAGCGGGACGCCGATCTCGGCGCAGAGCGCGGCGAGGTCGTCCTCCGCGTCCGGCGCGAGCGAGACGAGCACCCGGCCCGCGCTCTCGGAGAACAGGGCCACGAAGGGGTCGAGACCGGTCGGCACGCCGACCGAGACCCCGAACCCGCGCCGAAGGCACGACTCGACCAGCGCCTGCGCGAGACCGCCGTCGGACAGGTCGTGAGCGCTGCGGAGCAGCCCACGACGGCTCGCCCGCACGAGCAGCTGCGCGAGGCGCTGCTCGTGGGCGAGGTCGACCTTCGGCGGCCTCCCGCCCTGGTGCTCGTGCACGACGTCGGCCCACGCCGACCCGTCGAGCTCGTCGCGGGTCTCGCCGAGGAGGTAGACCGGGTCGCCCTCGCCGCCGAAGCCGACCGGCGTACGCCGCGTCACGTCCTCGATGACGCCCATGACGCCGACGACCGGCGTCGGGAGGATCGGCTGGGTGCCGGTCTGGTTGTAGAAGCTCACGTTGCCGCCGGTGACCGGCGTGCCCAGGACCTGGCAGCCGTCGACGAGCCCGGCGATCGCCTGCGTGAACTGCCACATGATCCCGGGGTCCTCCGGCGAGCCGAAGTTCAGGCAGTCGGTGACGGCGACCGGCTCGGCGCCGGAGCAGGCGACGTTGCGATACGCCTCGGCCAGCGCGAGCTGCGCCCCGGCGTACGGGTCGAGCAGCGCGAAGCGGCCGTTGCAGTCCGTGGCCAGCGCGACCCCGAGGCCGGTCTCCTCGTCGATGCGGAGCATCCCCGCGTCCTCGGGCTGCGCGAGGACGGAGTTGCCGCGGACGTAGCGGTCGAACTGGTCGGTGACCCAGGACTTGTCGCAGAGGTTCGGGGACGCGACGAGCGTGAGGAGCGTGTCGGCGAGCTCGTCGCCGGTGCTTGGGCGGTTCAGATCGGCGGTGGTGCGCTCCTGGATGCGGTCCTGCCAGTCGGGGCGCGCGTACGGGCGCTCGTAGACCGGGCCCTCGTGGGCGACGGTGCGTGGGTCGACGTCGACGACGGTCTCGCCGTGCCAGTCGATGATCAGGCGGTCGTCCTCGGTGACCTCGCCGACGACCGTGGCGAGCACGTCCCACTTGCGGCAGATCTCCATGAAGCGGTCGACGTCGGCGGGTTCGACGACGGCCATCATGCGTTCCTGCGACTCGCTCATGAGGATCTCCTCGGGGCTGAGCGAGGGGTCGCGGAGCGGCACGCGGTCGAGCTCGACGTGCATGCCGCCGTCGCCGGCCGCGGCCAGCTCCGACGTCGCGCAGGAGATGCCGGCGGCGCCGAAGTCCTGGATGCCCGTGACGATGCCCGCGGCGAAGAGCTCGAGCGTGCACTCGATGAGCAGCTTCTCCATGAACGGGTCGCCGACCTGGACGGCCGGACGCTTGCTCGGCTTCGTCGCGTCGAACGTCTCGCTCGCGAGGATCGACGCGCCGCCGATGCCGTCGCCGCCGGTCGCGGCGCCATACATGATCACCTGGTTGCCCGCCCCGGTCGCCTTGGCGAGGTGCAGGTCCTCGTGGCGCAGCACGCCGACGCAGAGGGCGTTGACGAGCGGGTTGCCGAGATAGGTCTTGTCGAACACGACCTCGCCGCCGATGTTCGGCAGCCCGAGGCAGTTGCCGTAGCTGCCCACGCCGGACACGACGCCGGGCAGGACGCGCGCGGTGTCGGGCTCGTGCAGCGGGCCGAAGCGCAGCGGGTCCATGACACCGATCGGGCGCGCGCCCATGGCGAGGATGTCGCGGACGATGCCGCCGACGCCGGTCGCGGCGCCCTGGTGCGGCTCGACGTAGCTCGGGTGGTTGTGGGACTCGACCTTGAACGTGACGGCGTAGCCCTGGCCGATGTCGACGACGCCCGCGTTCTCGCCGATGCCGGCGAGGAGCGTGCTCCCGTTCGGGGTCGTCTGCGGGACCTCGCCGAAGCGGCGCAGGTGCACCTTGGACGACTTGTACGAGCAGTGCTCGGACCACATCACCGAGTACATGGCGAGCTCGGCGCCAGTCGGGCGGCGACCGAGGATCTCGCGGATGCGGTCGTACTCGTCGGCGGTGAGCCCGAGCTCGGACCACGGCTGGGTCTGCTCGGAGGTGCGGGCAGCGTTCTCGACGGTGTCGACCACGGGCTCACGCTACCGGGACGGCCGGGCCCGACTCCCCCGTCGTGCACAGGCGAGAGCGCCCTGTGATCCACGAGCACCGGGTTATCCACAGACGGCGCGCCGAGGAACCGCGGAATCGGTAATCTGGCGCCTCTGACCGGGGGGTTCGGATGGGGCGCAGGCACGCGGGGCGAGGGTTCGTCCTCGGCGTCAGCCTGCTCGCGCTCCTGGGCGCCGGCTGCACCCCGGCCACCACGACCCCTCCTCCGGCGACCAGCACCAGCGCGACCCCGACGGAGTCCGCCCAGGAGCGCGAGGAGCGGGTCGCCTACGAGGCGGCGGAGAAGAGCTACCGGGACTTCCGCGCGGACTACCGGCGGGTACTTAATGACGGTGGCGCACGCGACGCAACCAAGGTGATGAAGGCGACTGCCGGAGGTTCATACTTGGCGGAGGCGACCGAGGTCTTGCAGGCCTATCGGGGACTGTCCAACCACAGCACTGGCACGGGCAGCGTTGTGTACGTGAGGGGCCAGGGCTACTCCACTGACTCGCTCGTCCTCGAGGCGTGCGAGGACACTCGAGCAGTAAAGATCTTCAACAAGTCGGGCAAGGTCATCGGCCGCGGAGAGCAGCGCCTTGCGGAGATAGAGGTGCGGCAGCAGGGCGGCGCCTGGAAGCTTTGGTCTGGGCGCGGACGAAAGGTCGACTCATGCGACGAGTAGTCGGCCTCGCCGCACTAACTCTGCTCTTAACTACCGCCACGCTAGACACGGCTTCTGCCGACGGCGACTGGGGAAGCGCAACGACCGAGTCGTCGGACTCGGTCGCAGTGAAGGCTTGGAAGTCCCGGTCGAAGCCATCCGAGTCCTCCTCGCGATCGACCAACAAGCCTGGGGCTGGGCGATCCACCTCAGCTCGCACTACGTCCGCCAAAGCACCTTCTCCCTACGAGACCCAGATCGCGAACTACAAGCGCTACCTGACGGCGCGAAGCGCCTGGGACTCGTGCGTCGCTGCCGGCACCGGCGCGTGCCAG from Microlunatus sagamiharensis includes the following:
- a CDS encoding serine/threonine-protein kinase, whose protein sequence is MPAEAFDTALGASYRLDERVGRGATGEVWRGVDRRTDEPVAAKILHREHLEDDTLVERFVRERSILVGLRHPNVVGVRDLVVEGERLAIVMELVGGGSLRDTLRERGPLRPAVALRVVAAVLDGLAAAHDRGVAHQDVKPDNVLLATSWQYLGPGAVKLSDFGIAEMVADRRGGSTGLVGTPEYMAPELLVTGVGDLPADVYGAGILLYELLAGRTPFAGPGTGYVVAHRHVTSEAPRLDVPDPLWDAIAGMLAKDPARRPTARVAAAQLRRVAPAVSDVDALPEQAPPEEFRSAGGPATEVRGIAVPEATGSSSDAPAGETTTRPVEPLPDLGTATQATMLRSMPVLPAEATPATTTPDAPARRWSWRDPRVIAVIVAGALLVGLGVFFIVRAAGRTGAETATAPPVQAQQQSSAAKSGLGIARSATWDPTSRTASLTITYTAQAAPLRGPFLEVLPAVGGAGACPAVEWQGTAAQPNVRSVTGIETPCAWSVDPGLVPAQGTVTATASVLLPLGAGDPTAQLQEWVRSAGEATQSATSDSQVTSTAYPAQRLTDIQVVGPTRTVSGQVLRIRLLPVWPSGQDELHPMLVSPDTGEPAQSLQAVAGGTSGVRFLDQCSGALSISKDGLVVQAQSVAQDCTIGARVGNFTNLASQPFEITTRGS
- a CDS encoding dipeptidase, with protein sequence MNLADTVRAQQPQVLADLRDLVAIESVSADPARADQVLRSAETVAQLLRDARCPDVRVVDAGGAPAVIGRYPAPEGQPTVCLYAHHDVQPEGERAGWRTEPFVATEQGDRLFGRGAADDKGGFAVHLAALRAFDGRPPVGVTVFVEGEEEVGSPTLDRMLAQEHEALGADVFVIADSGNWDVGQPAFTTTLRGLADCVVTVSTLDHAVHSGSFGGVVPDALTSLCRLLATLHDDQGDVAVAGLATTEPPELDYPEERLRAESGLLDGVDWIGTGTVVERLWCKPALSVIALDATRVDKASNTLIPAARAKISLRVAPGDDAERALDHLEQHLLQHAPWGARVDVARGDSGEPARIPFEGPYAEAARSAFREAWSTEPVFTGQGGSIPMVAAFQEAFPGSTVLVTAISDPDSRPHGANESLHLGDFERACVAETLMLQGFADAGTGAAS
- a CDS encoding IS481 family transposase, coding for MAHANARLNRHGRLLLIERVVVQHWPVAHAAKAMGISRQCAYRWVRRWRAEGDAGLLDRSSRPHHSPGQTPAVVEEAITTDRVEYRRGPAWIAARHPVCARTVSRVLVRHQLPRLAVLDPVTGEVIRASKTTAVRYEKDAPGELVHMDVKKIGRIPAGGGWRAHGRLATNSDKHKRALIGYDYVHSVVDDHSRLAYSEVLTDEKGVTCAAFLERALAYLAERGVDRVERLMTDNAFAYRYSLVTVCAEHGIAQKFIKPHCPWQNGKAERYNRTLASEWAYRQVWTSNAARAAALAPWVEHYNTERAHSALDGLTPLARLSPTS
- the purL gene encoding phosphoribosylformylglycinamidine synthase subunit PurL → MVDTVENAARTSEQTQPWSELGLTADEYDRIREILGRRPTGAELAMYSVMWSEHCSYKSSKVHLRRFGEVPQTTPNGSTLLAGIGENAGVVDIGQGYAVTFKVESHNHPSYVEPHQGAATGVGGIVRDILAMGARPIGVMDPLRFGPLHEPDTARVLPGVVSGVGSYGNCLGLPNIGGEVVFDKTYLGNPLVNALCVGVLRHEDLHLAKATGAGNQVIMYGAATGGDGIGGASILASETFDATKPSKRPAVQVGDPFMEKLLIECTLELFAAGIVTGIQDFGAAGISCATSELAAAGDGGMHVELDRVPLRDPSLSPEEILMSESQERMMAVVEPADVDRFMEICRKWDVLATVVGEVTEDDRLIIDWHGETVVDVDPRTVAHEGPVYERPYARPDWQDRIQERTTADLNRPSTGDELADTLLTLVASPNLCDKSWVTDQFDRYVRGNSVLAQPEDAGMLRIDEETGLGVALATDCNGRFALLDPYAGAQLALAEAYRNVACSGAEPVAVTDCLNFGSPEDPGIMWQFTQAIAGLVDGCQVLGTPVTGGNVSFYNQTGTQPILPTPVVGVMGVIEDVTRRTPVGFGGEGDPVYLLGETRDELDGSAWADVVHEHQGGRPPKVDLAHEQRLAQLLVRASRRGLLRSAHDLSDGGLAQALVESCLRRGFGVSVGVPTGLDPFVALFSESAGRVLVSLAPDAEDDLAALCAEIGVPLERLGTTTGRTGATLEVEGQFSLLVEQIRTAWSATIPAALAS